A single genomic interval of Acidobacteriota bacterium harbors:
- a CDS encoding helix-hairpin-helix domain-containing protein: protein MRTLMRWVSQPRLSTAIKLRPAIMLSAAIMFAAALPAQAQGLPDGAGKETVAGICTQCHSLAFVTESRLSKADWEYIVTDMIGRGAPLMEDEIQPVIDYLAANFGKAVGKININTAKAIDLQKNLSFTPLEAEAIVNHREKNGKFTVLADVQKVAGVDAKKVETARDRIEF from the coding sequence ATGCGCACTCTGATGAGGTGGGTAAGCCAGCCGCGGTTGAGTACGGCTATAAAGTTGCGCCCGGCTATCATGTTGAGCGCGGCGATCATGTTCGCTGCGGCGTTGCCTGCGCAGGCTCAGGGCCTGCCTGATGGCGCCGGAAAGGAAACGGTAGCCGGCATCTGCACGCAGTGCCATAGCCTGGCCTTTGTAACCGAGTCGCGGTTGAGCAAGGCCGATTGGGAGTATATCGTCACGGACATGATCGGACGCGGCGCGCCGCTGATGGAGGACGAGATTCAGCCGGTGATCGATTACCTCGCGGCCAACTTCGGCAAGGCCGTCGGCAAGATAAACATCAACACGGCCAAGGCGATTGACCTGCAAAAGAACCTGTCCTTCACGCCGCTCGAAGCCGAGGCGATTGTCAACCACCGCGAGAAGAACGGCAAGTTCACCGTCTTGGCGGATGTGCAGAAGGTAGCCGGAGTCGACGCGAAGAAGGTGGAGACGGCCAGGGATCGAATCGAATTTTAG
- a CDS encoding thiamine pyrophosphate-binding protein: MDRSRRLEHMMRRLVGELLTEKISRRGFVAGMLAAGYSASAAQSAAQSIAPLQAGAKAAEEFTRTVKGTGGELMADQIVETGAKYIFVSNGSGLGPLCDAFVSRPQLQSIQATHEGQVVAQAAGYAMASGKVGYCMHSRVGLPHSTSNMYNAHKDRTPLIILSDHADTAREGTDSHEDVDSWIEAVAQYTKLRWVVEQPDRIPEWIRNAYKMATVMPCGPTSLRIPRDLLYKENVTSTIYSGKAFNIPMNLRPDTAEVERVARMLIESTSPMLLVGPEATQCKAEQPLIELAEMLAMPVTQARSFHADFPNFHPLHLGELNNRMRFPKEIDLLFNFGARSPFGGAFSRRAALIQASVDPGAIGRQTPLRGALVGDLKKVAEDLVAAVKSMATKQDLEKRTAQRRADCTAYTGKLHASQAAAARRANGSPVPWQRMMIEFADQLEKDAVIVDEVGTEAKVLTYFNYAEKGGMHKIGRTEGRALGWGVGASVGVKLAMPDRQVVSFQGDGGFLFGQTDSLWTMSKYDIPVLTVILDNRTYEETRWQIMGHMGPAGKNNRDYISQLTRPVVAYTKLAEAYGIKGELVENSEDLKPAIARALKTLKDGRPYMLDVHLKTFGVGAENPWSPHYSLAATRTRNV, from the coding sequence ATGGATCGCTCAAGGAGGCTTGAACATATGATGCGACGGCTAGTTGGAGAACTGTTGACCGAGAAAATCTCGCGGCGCGGGTTTGTCGCCGGGATGCTGGCGGCGGGCTACTCTGCTTCGGCAGCGCAATCCGCGGCGCAGTCCATCGCGCCACTGCAGGCAGGCGCCAAGGCGGCGGAGGAGTTTACGCGCACGGTGAAAGGCACGGGCGGCGAGCTGATGGCCGATCAGATTGTCGAGACCGGCGCCAAGTATATCTTCGTCAGCAACGGCTCGGGCCTCGGGCCGCTGTGCGACGCGTTTGTCTCCCGCCCGCAGTTGCAGTCGATCCAGGCTACGCACGAAGGCCAAGTGGTGGCGCAGGCGGCGGGCTATGCGATGGCGTCGGGCAAAGTGGGCTACTGCATGCACAGCCGCGTGGGTCTGCCGCACTCCACTTCCAACATGTACAACGCGCACAAGGATCGCACCCCGCTGATCATCCTGTCCGACCACGCCGATACGGCGCGCGAAGGCACCGACAGCCATGAAGATGTGGACAGTTGGATCGAGGCTGTGGCGCAATACACCAAGCTGCGCTGGGTCGTCGAGCAACCGGATCGCATCCCGGAGTGGATTCGCAACGCCTACAAGATGGCTACGGTGATGCCCTGCGGTCCCACCTCTCTGCGCATCCCGCGCGACCTGCTGTATAAGGAAAATGTAACCAGCACCATCTATTCCGGCAAGGCTTTCAATATCCCCATGAACCTGCGGCCCGATACTGCGGAGGTGGAGCGCGTCGCCAGAATGCTGATCGAGTCCACCTCGCCCATGCTGCTGGTGGGCCCGGAGGCCACGCAGTGCAAGGCCGAGCAGCCGCTGATCGAGCTGGCTGAAATGCTGGCGATGCCTGTAACGCAGGCGCGCAGCTTCCACGCTGATTTTCCGAACTTCCACCCGCTGCACCTCGGCGAATTAAACAACCGAATGCGCTTTCCCAAGGAGATTGACCTGCTGTTCAACTTCGGCGCGCGCTCACCCTTTGGCGGCGCGTTCTCGCGGCGCGCAGCGTTGATCCAGGCCAGCGTTGATCCAGGGGCCATCGGGCGGCAGACGCCGTTGCGCGGAGCGCTGGTGGGCGATCTGAAGAAGGTGGCCGAGGACCTCGTCGCGGCGGTGAAGAGCATGGCCACCAAGCAGGACTTGGAGAAGCGCACGGCGCAGCGTCGCGCGGATTGCACGGCCTACACCGGCAAACTGCACGCCTCGCAAGCCGCGGCGGCCCGACGCGCTAACGGCAGTCCGGTTCCCTGGCAGCGCATGATGATTGAGTTTGCGGACCAGTTGGAAAAGGATGCGGTCATCGTGGACGAAGTGGGCACGGAAGCGAAGGTTCTCACTTACTTCAACTACGCCGAAAAGGGCGGGATGCACAAGATCGGCCGTACCGAGGGCCGCGCGCTGGGCTGGGGCGTGGGTGCTTCAGTCGGCGTGAAGCTGGCGATGCCTGATCGTCAGGTGGTCTCCTTCCAGGGCGACGGTGGATTCTTGTTTGGCCAGACCGACTCGCTGTGGACGATGTCGAAATACGACATCCCCGTGCTCACGGTGATTCTGGACAACCGCACCTACGAGGAAACACGCTGGCAGATCATGGGCCACATGGGCCCAGCCGGCAAGAACAACCGCGACTACATCTCGCAGTTAACTCGTCCCGTCGTGGCCTATACCAAACTGGCCGAGGCCTATGGCATCAAGGGCGAACTGGTCGAGAACTCCGAGGACCTCAAACCTGCGATCGCCCGCGCACTGAAAACGTTGAAGGACGGACGTCCGTATATGCTGGACGTACACCTGAAGACCTTCGGCGTGGGAGCGGAAAACCCGTGGTCGCCGCATTACTCCCTGGCCGCCACGCGCACCAGAAACGTATAG